The sequence below is a genomic window from Phoenix dactylifera cultivar Barhee BC4 chromosome 8, palm_55x_up_171113_PBpolish2nd_filt_p, whole genome shotgun sequence.
tttttttttttaaaaaagaatctCCTAATGGATGTGATGACTGATCGCCACTGTATTTTTTTCCCAATAAATCTAGTTTTGACACGATGAATTATTCTCGGAATCATGAGAATAATTGAATAAATGAGTTTATTGGCCGGTGGATATGGGCCTTTTGGTTTGGAAAGGACCAACTATACAGAtgttgcacaagaacacatataaATATTATCTGTACACATTTCCTTGCTCTGTGTATTCTTTCTATGAGTGGGATTCATATTCTTTGAAACTAAGGTGCAGCCAGCGAACACTTTGTGCACCTAGATTCTGTGGCATGGATATATAAGGAAACTACAGGCACCTAAATGGCCATCTGATTTGGATGTTATGTGCTTTTAACACGCTCACCACCACCTCCGCCGAAGAAGaaattatattaatttttgTATGTTTTAGGAAGTGAtgtaagaaaagaaataaaaggaaTTTTATGTTTGCATGTTACTTGACTATGAAATTTGCAGCGGTATACTTTTTTACTTGGAtcaagaaaagaatttgaatttctttttccCCCAAAAATTTAATGTTACTTTCTTTCTATTTATCCAAATCGCTGGTTTACTCAATCTGTATCCAGGctcataaatcaaaatttgctgTTTGAGGAACACATTCATTTGAGGTAGGATTAGAAAAGATAGATGTATTATGGgaagtttgaaaaaaaaatacatggtTCCGTTTTATATAAGATTCACAGTCATATACCTTTTTTATATATGACTGGTATCGAATCCATGGAATAACTTACAACTGCCAGCGACGTTTTATATTTCATGGAATGCCATTATCCTCTTTCTGTGATCTTACACTCTCGGGTGTGGTTGTACTTTCCAACCTTTCTGAACGCGTTCCAGATCCTGATTAGCATTTCATGCCTCAAAGGCTCTAAACTTATCTTCTCCACCGACATGCCCAAACTTCCCTTTTCTTAATTTTCTCCACTGATTTATAGGTATTTTCAAACAGTTTTGGATGTATATTTGGCCTGTCGCACTGAAGACAGCTGCGAAAGTTCTTCCATTTGGTTCGGTGAGTCTCTTGACAGGTATTGCCACATgctatttttacatttttagaATAATCGTATCTCAAAATGATGCATTTTAAACTGATTCACAGCTGAATCAATAACTCTGCTCTCTCCTACAATGCTTGTcctggaaaggaagaaaaggagtgAAGGAAAATTTCTATGCTGTTAGTTGGTCTTTTTGTACCATATGGTCCTTGCGTTGGCTGACCCTTGCTTAAAGGCTATATACTCACCGATTGTTCTTTTTGCTTGGGACAAGCTTTTCACCTCTTTGCTGTTGAAGATACATGCAACACCCACCTTGATTGTCTATTACTTCTAATTTAAGTTGTGGTTTTGCATATGGTAGCCTCCTTTTAAAACAGTATATACCAACATCGAAGTTGAGATGACAGTATAGTCCTTACATGCAAGGCTTTACATATTGGCATCGAATCTAGGACTGTTTATCCATTGAAACCGTATGGTAGTAGATACTAAAACTGACAGCATTGAAAAGAATGAAAACTATTAGTATCTACTGGTATGGATGGTATGGTGCCGTCGATATGCACCGGTATGAATCTATATGCATCAGGATGGCTGGTATGTATTAATATGGATGGTTTTGGCATCCTAACATTTGTACCAGTGTGGGCTTTGCATTGGAATGGTGTGATACTGCTGGTCTTTATATCCTTTCTAACAGGTTTCTGGCTTTCTCGAGAGTGAGTTTGGAGAAGAAACCATTAAGTTCGAGGGGAAGCAAGCAAATGGTAAGGTTGGTGTAAAATAAATGAATATAGGGTCGGTGTAATTTGGTATTAGTAGGTCATGTGCGTAAGCCACGAGTGTTAGGCTTAGCGATCTATTTTATTATCAGATTGCAAAGATTGGAGATTAAATCACACGGGTATTGACTTTGTAAAGCTAATGACTAGACATGAATTTTCAGGATAACCTAGGACCAAGTGcacctcctttttttcttttggtgtatTTAATAGCCCTTCCCTCCATTAACTGGACGGGAACTTTTAGTCCCTACTGACTAGGACTTTAACACCTGCCCCaagtttcagaatttttttaacCTGGTCCCTAGTGGCTGTATACACTTATATCCTAAAATGCACGGTTACAAATAACTTGGTGCACACAGCTATAAGTGTGTGCAGGAATAGTATAATTGTGTGCAGGGACGATATAACTATGTACTGATGTACAAGAACTAGTATAAGCGTGTGCAAATCTTGTGTAAGTGTGTGCAGGACTAAACATTAAATGTTAGTGGTTAAAGGACTGCCTGTTGAAGTCTGGTCAAAGAAACGACTGGATGTTAAgttcccctttttcttttttgtttacgAGAGGGGACACAGGGTCTCCCAGTGGAGAGGGTACGGTCTTGGTGGGTTGGAGAGTTAGGCTACTTCTACAAGTGCATTGCTCTGGCCTGTTTCTACACAACATTGTTGCTCAAGCTATGACTAAGCCTGACTGCTGCCATCTGATTGGCGCCATCTCAATATGTATGGTTGAGAAGAGAATATTCAATAAATTGTATGAGATCGATGAGTCAGTATCATGATTTTGCAAATATGTTTCTATTCTAATTTCCTTGAAAGTTTAATTGCTGTGTTATGAAAGGAAAGGTCCTTTGACTTGGTTTTGTAGGACAGGAAGATGATTTGATTTATAACCACATGTTGTGCTtctggttaatatatcttatccAGCTTGGCTTGGCTAAATGGGATTACATGTTTGTGGTCATTTGAAAGTGATGAAATAAGATAATTCCATTTTCTTTACAGGTGGAGATAAATTATCAAGCATTAAAGATGCCTTTTTTGACAGTGACCTTTATTGGACCATGCACTTAGTTGGAAGATAACAAGGGCATAGTGACGTGGAAATAACAAGGTGGAATCTACTCAACAATGATTTAGACATGGAAAATGGTGAGGATGGAATCATAAGCTTGAAAACTTGTAAAAGTTGCAGTTTTTGACTCTTGTAGTTATGTTTCATATACCTTAGGTCGAAAGATAAGCCGTTTTAGGTTCTAGTGCGATTGCTCTCTCCTCCTAAGAGATTTCCAAGGACTGTTGAGTTCTGTGTTGTTGCCTTGATACAGTATCTCAAACAGTTCGTTTAAGCTTACTTATTGGAAATTTCCatttatgcatatattttttaataaggtAATGCCGGGGAGTCTTTTGCATGACATGTTGTTTAAAGAAGAGATAAGTAATATAATACTcaagaattttgattttttttccatcCAAGGCCTTAATCTTGCGTTGCATAATTTCTAGTATTACCATTTGTGGTGATCTAGTTTTGAACATGTCTGCTCTTACACTTGCTGGTATTCTACTTCTGAGAGTTTATTTCTCTTATCTCTGTATGTTATATATACCTGTGTTTCTGCTTGTGCATATTTGTAAATGTATATGCACCCGTGCATTTGTCTTACGTGCGTGATCTGGTGTGCTTGTGTGCATTGGCATGTGAATGCATGACTACTTGGTTCCTGGCGGTCCATCTTTCTCAGAAATTTACATGAAAATTTATTCACTATTATGTTAATTTACAGAAAAGCTTGGGTTTAAATTATTGTTTCATCCTATGTAATTGCTCTACCAATATTCATGAGGATTTGAGCCTATTGTATGTTGGTCTTTTGTAAACCTTTAATAGAAATTATGGGCATGGAGGCCGACGGAGCTAATATAACTCCAAGCCAGGTCAAGGAAGGAATTAAAGGAGACAATATATTTCTTGCTGAAATGGATAGCAAGACAAAACCTAATCAGGGACAGAGACTCGATGGACCGAACAAATTTGAATCAGTGAATGGTTCACATGGAGTGAATGGAGAGAGCAAAGAGGGAGGTCATCTTGCCAATGTCAATTTCCCAAAGGATGCTGTAGATGAGTGGCCAGCACCGAAGCAAATTCATACCTTCTACTTTGTCAAGTACCGTTCTTATGAAGACCCAAAACTGAAGGCAATGATTGAACAAGCTGACAAGGAGATTCAAAAGAAGAATCAAGCTCGATTCCAGATAACTGAAGCGTTAAAGGCCAAAAGGGTACGCTACTCCAAATTTGATTGTCCTTGttgttttcttttagttttgttGGGTGAATTAGCTTCACTAGTACTTTATTCATTACAATATACTGCTAACATGTCATGACAGGAAAAATTCAAACAGGCAGTAAAGTGGTCCCTTTGATATTAAACCTTATTTTGCCTTTTCGTTTCTTCCCCTTCTCTTGATGCAGTCTGAGAGAGCACAAGTCATTTCGCAATTAAAGCCTTTGACCGCGGAGGACAAACAATACCGTATGATTATGgatgagaagagaaaagaaatgaaacCTTTTCAAGAAGCTTTGGGCAAGCTGCGTACTGCAAATAATGATGTGAGGGAGAAAGGCATGGGTTTATGCTCTTCAGAGGGAGAGCTTAATGAACTTGTGAGTCAAGCTGTTCTATTTCTTTAGTTTTCCCATGCCCTGCTCTAACTGCACCTGTCTCTTTCTTCCACGCTAATGTAACAGATACAAAGCCTGCATTATCGGATGCAACATGAGAGCCTCACTTTAGTTGAGGAGAAGCAGTTGATAAAGGAGATCAAACTGCTtgaaggaacaagagaaaaggTTATTGCTAATGCTGCTATGAAAGCAAAAATTCAGGACACTTTAGGTCAGAGGGAAGCTATTCAAGACCAGGTCAAAGTAAGTTCACATTCTTTCTGCATGATATCTAATTTAATCCTCTAATCTTATTCTGTACTTTAAAATCTTGTGATGTCGCTGATTTTGATTATATTCTTGCAGTTACTAGGTGGTAACATTGATGGAGTGAGAAAGGAAAAACAAGCAGTTAGGACGAAAATCAGACAACTTGAAGAAGAACTGAAGTTCATTGATGATGAAATAAATTCCTTTCAGGAGGAGTTGATTGCTGTGAATGAGAAGAGGAACAAAGCATTTGAAACTCTCAATGAATTGAGGAAAGCACGTGATGAAGCAGTACGATTCTTTTCATCTAATTCCAGCTCTTAAAAgaaattccttccaattttaagCGTACAATTTAGTTTGTTTCATGGACTTACACCTGTTATTTTAATGCTGACATGATTTACTTTTTGTTATCATGTTTAGTATCATAAACTTTTATCAAtaactttttaaaatatatttgcaGGTTCCATATGGACGTAACTTTAAACCTTCTTTCAATTTCTAATTTTAATGGGCTAGTATCTGTATTTTTATTCAGTTTGGGGAAACAAATAGGCATATTTTGGAACTTGTAGTTGCCGTAGACAAATAGCAAACAGCGGTCATGCCAAATTTGCCAAAACTCAGATATCTAGGGTGCCATGCTTGATACAGAATCTCATTCTTGCACATGGTTCTTGATGCCTTCAACTTGATCTCCTACATAGAATAGTCCATTGCAAGTGTTCTGTCAAGATAAGCTATGTTTCCATTTTCAAGTAGTGTTGTTTTTTTCTCTCCATTTTAGATCCATGAATCATGTCTTATGAAATCAATAAAATCCAAGGTCTATAATCTCGGTATGGGTATCGTTTCAGTACCTTATCAGTATGGTACAATATACCTCTGTGCCAAAATAGTTCTCTAAcaatttttctcaatttttattttggtatgCCTCGGTATGGAATAGTACGCACCTCGGTCCGTCTCGGTATAGGTCGATACACCTCGGTATGGGGTGGTACGGGATGGTACGACAGACCATGATAAAATCAATTCATGTAAGTGGGTCTACATAACTCGATATCACTCTACATCCCTATGCTTTCTAGTTATTCATGTCCCAACATGATTCTAGAGCTGTGCTTTCTACTCTCCCCAAATCTGCTATGATGCTTGGTTTTGGTTTAGGTTATTAATTCAGCAAGTATGTCAGTTCTCTATCAAGGACTCAAAACCACGAGTAATTTTTAGCagtcaagaaatcaagatctaatgaaatatcaattttagTGACATTTAAATCTTCTGCATTCTCTTAGCAGTTTTGTTCTCTGCCTTCGCCATGTTTTATGTTTAGTCTATGAAAATAGAACCATCCCTAGAAGACTAAGATCAAAATTTGTGCCCATTTTTTGAAAATGACAGTTATAGGCATTGTTTGGAGGCTTCAATCTCCATTATCCGCATCTGTTCACATATTTACGTGCATCTAGACAGCTCTTGGATATCCAATAGTGGAAATGCGAGTGATTCTAACTCCAGCCAAAGGCTCAGGCATTCTAAAGTGTGAGAAAATCTTACTACTTACAGTAAATATATGgagaattatataaaatatccaGATGTATAATGGATTGCATAGGTTGTCTATAATCTGAATCTAAGATTTATGATAAGCTAGATAATGATAACCAAAAATAGTTCTAGACTTTCTTAATCCAATACCACATTAACCACAAGTCCAAATGGAGGAAGTATGGTTCTGAGCTAATAAGTAGGTACCTAACTTGGCGTCATCAGTTTTATATGTAACCTTGTCTGGCTATCCTAACTTacgttctttttttcttcatggTATCCAGCCAACAATTTCTTGTCAATGCAATGGAGGTATTTAATGGGATTGTATCATTTAAGAGCGAGATATCTTTATTAGAAATACTTTGTAGGCTTTTGCATCTGTAATGAATTTGGGCTAGCTTGCTGGGTGGATATTGGGGTTGTCTAATTGTTAATACTATTGCACAAATAGATTCTGAATTTTTAATCATCATTACTAAAATTTAAGTGGCAGTGCACTTTTACATGTTTGTTCTCTAGATTCCTTTCTGAATTACTTTTGGGTGCATTTATTTGCAAAGATGGTGCATTATATCATCTTACCATATTTAAGCTTTAGCGAGGCTGCAAAGATGGGTGGTCAACATGGTATAGCTGCATAGTTTCTATGCTGCATATGCCTGATGCTGGTTTTGATACTTCGGTTTCAGAACGCATGTTGCTTCCAAAACCGTTCTCTCTTAAACACTGCCAGGGCTCTTGCTGCAAAGAAGGATATAGCAGCACTGCAACAGCTTGCTCATGCTGAGGTTTGTCatgaatatatattttcttttttcctatcAATTCAGGTTTTTGTATTAATCTATTTTTTTCGCACATTAGGTAGAGAAATTTATGTCACAGTGGAGCAGTAATAAAGCCTTCAGAGATGATTATGAGAAGAGGATATTGCCATTCCTTGACATTCGACAGCTTAGCAGGGACGGACGGATGAGGAACCTTGACGAAAAGCCAACTGTTTCCGAGGGACCACCATCCACAATACCAGAGACTTGGCCAGCTAAAATGAGTGTGAAGCGAGTGAAGGAGGATTTGAACCCGGCTCCACTACATGATACTCTCACTAGTCACAAGGTACATGATGATGGCAATACTAAATCAATTGAGATCGCATCAGAAGGAAAGATGAGTGGTCCTATGGACAGTGAGCACACTTCAGCAACTGAGAAATCCCAGAAGGAGTCTTCAAAAGTTGAAGAGATTGATAGTGTAAAGTTGAAGGAGATGATAAGAGATGAGGAGATTGCAAAAGCTAAGTTGGCtttggagaggaagaagaagctaGCTGAGAAAGCAGCAGCAAAAGCAGCAGTCAGAGCTCAAAAGCAAGCTGAAAAGAAACTCAAGGCAAGTGTTggttattcttcttatttagtTTTTCTGCTGATGAACTACTTAAATATCATGTGTTGTCTTCACATTTGAAATCCTTTTATAATTCAtacaggagaaggagaagagagctAATAAGAAGGCTGGGACAACTGCCCCTGCTTCTCCTGCTGAGCAGACTGAAATGGACATGAAGGTCGTGGAGCCACAAGAAACCAATGTGAATGTAGATGCCCCAGTTTTtgaaataagtaaagaaaaagaaaaaggtaggtTTAGAAATCGCCCAAAAGGTCAGGCTCCACTCCCAAGGGTCGTCATTAAGAGGAAGAAGCCACCGCATTCATATTGGTTATGGGCTGCTCCAGTGATATTGATGGCTCTGGTGCTTGTGTTGTTGGGATGCTACTACACTTTTGGGAGAAACTGAGCTTTGACTAGTCTATATTCAAGGTGTATGCGAGTTTTGCAGGAAGGGGAAACTTTGTTAGACGATCAACTTATACTACTGTCCATATAGAGAGTGAATACCGTGTGTAGAAACTCTGTAAGGTAGGCTCATGCATCACTGGGTTTTCGTTGAACAGCATGCGATCCactttgttgttaaagattATGTAACTTTAAAATATGTTGTTTGGAATAAAACAATTGCATGTTGTTGTGAGATCATCATATATGGATTTTATTTGTTCTTTTATGTTGAATTATCTTACAGAATTCTTCCAACAATAACTCTCATGGGGTGGATCATCTTCATTGATAAACAGAGCAGGGTGCTGAATGAATAAATGCAGTCATGTTTAAGGCGAGGTTGTTGTTCTGTCATGTTTAAGGCGAGGTCGCTGTTGATTTCTCATATGTGTACACTCTTTCAACTTGCAATGCATTTATTTTTTCTGGTGCATGCAACAGGTTACAACCAAGTGATGAAGGGGATCAGTAGCCCTGTCTTTTACTATAGCTGTTCTTCAATCTGCAATTTTGTAGCTTGAATGAGATGAATTGACATATGTACTTCAttcagtctttatattttataCGGTGCCTTAAAGTCGCCTATTTGTTTTACCTTATTTTTCATGCATGTGAAGTAGCATGCATGGACTGACCATAAGATATCTGTTATTCGGCAGAAAAATATATTCAGCAAAATTACCATTTATTTGCTTGCTTCTATCGTGGACATGGTGGTCCTCGAGGTGGTTTACCGCAGCAGTGGCAACCTTGGTCAGCAGAGCTACAAGGAACTGGAAGCTTCAGAGTACTTATGGGAGAACTTTAATGGGGTTGATGCATATTTTATAGGTCTTGTTCTTCAATTGTTGTTGCAGAGCATCGAACTTTGTTGAATTGAGACGGGGGATCCTGGCGATGCCCGACATGCATTGGATCCCAATGAAACAGTTTAATGCGTCCAAGGACTTCCCGTGCGGTTGGAAGCATACAAGCTCGGGCCTAAACGCACGCCCATGCGCAAAATATCAACCCCAATAACTACAAACAGCGGCATATCATCGATGTGATAACTGGCCTCTTTAATCCACCCACCTTTCTCGCCATTTCCAATGGGAGATGAGTTGTGTTTTTTAAGGGAATCGGAGATCAGTTGTTAAATGCTTGGAAATGCACTACGAGAGTGTTTGATTCACTAAGTAGAAAGGACTAAAAGAATGGTTCAGGCGAGGGGCATAGTCattctttggcttgtggtctTGCTCTTTCCAATCCCCAAATCCGCGAAGGGTGTTCATTGAGTAGAAGAGAAGGCAAAGAGGTTCGTCAGGCACcgaccacctcctcctcctcctctctttatcAAGCCACCATTTCACCTTCCACCAGTGTCGTTGGGCTCCTCGATGCTTCACTGCGTCCTGGTCCGTTCTCTTTCTCATGCCTCCACTTTGATGTCTGTGATTATAGCTATGGGATTTGAATAGATTCCACTGGCCTAACACACGACGCTGCCGGCAGTCCATTGATGGGTTAGCTTGCATTCTTATGATGCTGATTTTGAGGTAATCCCGTCAAGAGTGTGGAGCGTGTCAATCGCGCAAGTCAAGATTTCGAACCTAATCTAATTTTTCTCGaaagcaacaacaacaaaaaaaaaatcttggagCTAACTAATTAactgaataaaaaataatttgattatTCAAAATTGTAACTCTAAAAAGATAATTGAATATTTAGCTGGTTTAATATGTGTCTATAATATTCAGCTGACATGACTGGTCCACAAGGCCAATGTCATCAAATTTCTTTGCCCCTTTCTCCAGAACATAACCAAattgagggttttttttttttaatctttttttgttgttcGACTTACAACTTTATTGATGCAACATGTTACTACAAGTTTGAGTACGAAAAGCTTTCTGGATGGAATTTATTACAACTAGAACATGATTATTACCAATTTCAATCCATTACCTTCCTATTAGGGTTGAAGTGGAACTCATGAATCAAGCGTCCAGGACTGCTAGTATTGGTTGTTTCAACCCATAAAACCAGTAGGAGAAGCTAATCAATTAAATTAACTGCACCAATGTACACAACTTCACAttaaaaagagttttctaccaTCTATTATATATACCATGAAGGCTTGTTTAGTTGGGATACGTCGAATTAcagaataataaaataatttttagaaattatttatctaaaaaaataattatgaagAATAATAAATTTTAGCACATTTGGTTAGTAAAAAAATTACTCTAAACAATGGTATCAAGAAAAAATTACTATGTTTGGTTGGAGATAatcttatataaaaatattaccaAACTTTTAATAATATTCTTAAATAAATAATCtagataataattttttttcggtCTATTTATTGTCCATTTATGGTCCACTTATACAAATATTATCAATATGTGATAttttgaatattgaaatatatttaaataaattaataaacattttaaaattaattatacacatattaaaaaatatatttcttattataaataaattttagtatgttttggcatataaataaatatattaattattaataaatcctatgttagatttattgataatcaataaatatttataaattattatctAATAATTAACtgatatttatttataaatattttattatattattatttataaattgttaatcaatatattaatataattatattaatataacaTAAGTGAGGGTATGTtcgttaaaaaaatgatatttgcaGATTACCTTCAGTCGATAATCTAATCtggtatttattttatttttttaaaaaaataaatataagataTGTCATTTATTATATCTAACAGAGTAATCTAATATGAGACTTAATTTTTTATACTATATTACTTCCAACCAAATGGACCTTAAATATATTACTTcaattttaaaaagtttttaccaTCCATTTTATACACCTTAAACACATTACTTAAATTTTGTGGGTTGAAGTAAAAAATGTAAAACCAAAATCCACCAATCTGAGGGCTCGTTTGattcgcggaaagcattttttttcttttagaactatgattcctggaaaacaGATTTTTGAAAAAGGACATCtgacaaagtacttttggaatgTTTGGTTGACAATGGAAAAATGATAGATTTGCAGAGTgcctatgtttggttgaccatccacttttttgaaaaagttatatgtaatttctattatacttttaataaaaattaagacTTTAATAccttattaatattgaaaggctattttagaaaaataaaaatagtataATTTTCGATTCATGAAAAAgtaattttttcatttttttatgaatttttttttcataaaacataaaaattatatttttataaaaaattattttttttatttttttcaaaaaaaataatcaaataagagGCACCTCGTTGACCGTATTTTTTTCTCTACTTctctttccgcgaaccaaaccctcccgagaaggagaggggggagaggaTGCACGAGCAGCACGACCGGTTCTCGATGGCGACACTTGCATTCTATTATTCTTAGCATAGAATATTTCTTTGACTTTCCCTATCCCACTCCTTTAGGGTGGGTCCCATACACCGCCACCCACAAGCGCTTTAAACCGCAGAACGggcaataataataacaaataataataataatagatattattaatataataataacgGCTTCAAGTCCCATTTGTTTCCGTATTAGGTACGTCCTTGAATAATTCCAAAACGAGATCACGAGGGAAgctgagaaggaaagagagacggcggcgagagggagggagagggacggATTCCGCACCAGACCCCTCCTTCTCCTACCCTGTGCGACGAAGAGAGAAGCAGTCTGTCttcgaggaggagggggggtttCTTGTTGTCAGCGGGAGGGGCTCCTGTGCGTCTCTCCAGGTGCCTGGCTCCTTCTATGTACGATTCCCGTAATCTCTTCCTGTTGTATTGAATTATCCGTTTTCTTCTGATTGTTTGAAGTCCAAGATCACTGTTTTCGGTGGTGGGATGTCAGAAAGTGTTTTTTTTCCCCCGAAATCTTAGatgtttatttaaatattgcaaaaAAGGAGGGACTTTGATGTGATTTCTTCGTCGCTGGGGAAAATAATTGTGGCGGTTTTGCGTCTTTGCGTCCGATGGGACCCTGGTCTCGTTGCCTTTTCCTGATAAATTTTGGTTCTTGGATTGTTCTCCGTCCCCCCCTTCCCCTCCCATTTTCCAAATTATCGGATTTGTGAAAGGGCTAGCAGAGGTGGGAATTTCTTCTTACCCTCCGAGTGGTGCTCTATTTTTTGTCTGATTATGGATTGATCTGGTGGAGACGGTCGTAGGAGTTCTCCCCTTTGAGGGGTTTGGTCGAAATGGGCGCCCAATCTGGGCTTGGATTGTCTCGTTGATGTGGATCCGAAGGCCGTCCTTAGATGTGCTTAAAGGTGTTCTTGGATCCGTGTTCCGCTCTCCCCGGCTTTGTCTCAAT
It includes:
- the LOC103708555 gene encoding proton pump-interactor 1-like, with amino-acid sequence MGMEADGANITPSQVKEGIKGDNIFLAEMDSKTKPNQGQRLDGPNKFESVNGSHGVNGESKEGGHLANVNFPKDAVDEWPAPKQIHTFYFVKYRSYEDPKLKAMIEQADKEIQKKNQARFQITEALKAKRSERAQVISQLKPLTAEDKQYRMIMDEKRKEMKPFQEALGKLRTANNDVREKGMGLCSSEGELNELIQSLHYRMQHESLTLVEEKQLIKEIKLLEGTREKVIANAAMKAKIQDTLGQREAIQDQVKLLGGNIDGVRKEKQAVRTKIRQLEEELKFIDDEINSFQEELIAVNEKRNKAFETLNELRKARDEANACCFQNRSLLNTARALAAKKDIAALQQLAHAEVEKFMSQWSSNKAFRDDYEKRILPFLDIRQLSRDGRMRNLDEKPTVSEGPPSTIPETWPAKMSVKRVKEDLNPAPLHDTLTSHKVHDDGNTKSIEIASEGKMSGPMDSEHTSATEKSQKESSKVEEIDSVKLKEMIRDEEIAKAKLALERKKKLAEKAAAKAAVRAQKQAEKKLKEKEKRANKKAGTTAPASPAEQTEMDMKVVEPQETNVNVDAPVFEISKEKEKGRFRNRPKGQAPLPRVVIKRKKPPHSYWLWAAPVILMALVLVLLGCYYTFGRN